The window TTCGGGAACGATAAAAGATGCACTTGGAGGTGCTTTACCCGGTGCCAGTGTGCGGGTAAAAGGTACCGGTATTGGTACCTCTACTGATATAAACGGTAAGTTTGCATTAAATGCTCCCGAAAATGCAGTTCTGGTTGTGTCTTACGCAGGCTTTCAAACCAAAGAAATTTCAATCGGGACTAAAACCATTATTGATATTGTGTTAACAGAAGATACCAAGCAACTAACCGATGTGGTAGTTACTGCTTTAGGTATTAAGAAAGAAAGAAGAGCATTAGGCTATTCGGTTACACAAGTGGGCGGCGAAACCTTAACCCAGGCAAGAGAAAATAGTGTATTAAACTCATTGGTAGGTAAAGTTGCCGGCTTAGATGTTAGTTCAACGTCAGGTGGTGCTGGTGCAGCAACCAGTATTATTATCCGCGGTGTTTCCAGTCTGGGCCAAAGCAGTCAGCCTTTATATGTAATTAATGGTATTCCCATGGAGAGCGAGCCGGTGGGCAGATTCAACGCAAACTCCGTTGGTAACTCTGGCGGGCAATATGATAATGCGCCCGACCGTGGTGATGCCATCGGCAATTTAAATCCCGATGATATTGAAAGTATTTCGGTTTTAAAGGGGGCGGCAGCAGCAGCATTATACGGTTATCGTGCCAAAGCTGGTGTAATTTTAATCACCACAAAAAGTGGTAAGGGAAACAGCATAGAGTTTAACAGCAACTATGTGGGCGAGCAGGTGATGGACAGGACAAACTGGCAGTATGTTTATGGTCAGGGTGTAAATGGACAAAAACCAGCTACTCAACTCGCTGCAGCCTCTACGGGCGGATCGAGTTGGGGTGCGCGATTGGATGGCTCGAATGTGATACAATTTGATGGAGTAAGCAGGCCTTATTCCGCTCAGCAAAGTAATATCGAGGATTTTTATAAAACGGGAAATAGCTTTACCAATACTTTAGCATTAAATAAAACCTTTACCGGCGGGGTAATCCGCGTTTCGGGAAGCGACTTGCACAACAATTCTGTTGTACCTAACTCAGGCCTGAACAGACAGAATTTTACCCTGTCAAGTACTTTCGATCCGGTTAAAAACCTGGTTGTGGATGCGCGTTTTAACTATATTTTAGAGCAAGCTAAAAACCGTCCAATGGTTTCGGATGGTGCTGGTAATGCCAATTACAACGCTGCTTTTTTACCAACCAGTATAAATATTAATGATTTAAAACCATGGAAAAACGATAAAGGAAACGAAATCCTTTATAATACAGGTAATCCTTACGCAACTAATCCCTGGTTTGCAGCTTACGAATTTATCCATAACACCAAAAAAGAACGTTTACTAAGTTCGGCCAATGCAAAATATACTTTCGATAATGGATTATTTTTGCAGGCAAGAGCTGGTAGAGATGCGTATAACGAGACCTATTTGGGCGTAACACCTTCCGGAACGGCTTACGATCTGGATGGAGGTTACACTGAACAGTTAACAAATTTTTCTGATATCAATGTGGATGGTTTAATCGGTAAATCTTTCAAAATAGACGATTTTTCGATTACGCCAAATATCGGCGCTAGTTATCGCCGCACCAAATTAACGCAAACTACTAACCAGGGCGGTTCCTTCCAGATACCTGGAATCTATACCCTATCCAATACCGGCGGGAAAACGGTTAGCGTTACCCAAAGCGATCAGGAAACACAATCCATTTATGGTACTTTAGAATTTACTTATAAAGATATCTTTTACTTAACGGGAAGTGGAAGAAGCGACTGGTTTTCTACTTTAGCAACACCAGGAAAAGATAATAAACTAAGCGTATTTTATCCCGCCATTAGCGGTTCGTTCGTTTTTTCCGAACTATGGAAGCCATCTTTCTTAAGCTTCGGTAAATTAAGGGCAGGATACGCTGTAGTGGGGCAAGGAGCCTTACCGTTTAAAACGCAATTGTATTATAACCTGCGCAGCGAAACGGTTAACGGAAGTCCGATTGGGAATATCGTAAATTCATCTATCCCAAATGCATCATTATTTGCTTCGAAAGCGAAAGAGCTCGAAATTGGTACTGAGATGCGCTTCTTTGGCGATAGATTAAATCTTGATCTGACCTGGTATAACAAAAAATCGAGTGATGAAATTCTGGATGTACCTACTTCAACTACCACTGGTTACAATGGTGCCACTTTAAATATCGGCGAATTACAAAACAAGGGTGTCGAAGCATTAATCTCTGGCGTGGTGCTAAAAAATAAAGATTTCAGCTGGACATCAAGCGTAAACGGATCGTACAACGATAATAAGGTAATTACGCTGGCACCAGGTACCGCTTCTCAGCTACTGGCCACTTCAAGAAGTAATGTTGGTTTTTTACAAAACATAGCAGGCTTGCCAGTTGGACAGGTAATGGCTTACGATTTTAAATACGATGCCAGCGGAAATATTGTTAAGGATACCAACGGAGCGCCAGAAAGAGGCGAATTAAAAGCTTACGGTTCTGCCTATGGGAAATGGGGTGCAGGCTGGAATAACGAATTTAGCTATAAAGGTGTTAACCTATCTTTCTTAATTGATGGTAAATGGGGTGGAAAAATTTTCTCGGCAACCGATTACTACGGTTATGTTTTCGGACTTCACCAGGCTACTTTAGAAAACCGCGATGCATTGGGTATAAATGCAGCCAATTATTATACCACCTATGCCAACAACGTATCAAAACAATTTGTTCAGGATGCCAGCTTTGTCAAATTCAGACAGGTGATATTGGGATATAATTTCCCGGCAAAAATGTTCAACAATAAGATTAAAGGTCTCAATTTAAGTTTTGTTGGGCGTAACTTATTCATTATCATGAAAAAGACGGATAATATCGATCCCGAATCGAGTTATAATGCCACTTTTCCCGGTATGGAGTTAGGCGGTGTGCCGCCTGTGCGCACCTATGGTTTAAATTTAAGTGTTAAGTTATAATCCTTTAAACGAATTGAAAATGAAAACGATCATAAAATTATACATACCACTTATTTTATCTGGATTAGCATTGATAACTGGTTGTACAAAAGACTTCGAAAAAATTAATACAGACCCGGTTTCGGTTGGGCAAGAACAATATAATCCTAATTATTTATTATCAACAGCGCAGTTAAACTATACCGGAAGCATCGATTTTGCCTACGAAACCTGGCGGGGGAATTTAATTTATGCCTCTACAATGATGCAGGGAATGTCGTCGGTAATTGGGTATTGGGCAGGAGATAAATACATGTTAAACGAAGGTTATACAGCCGCTTACTGGGAAAAAGCCTATCCCGATCAGGTAAAATACGCTGCCGATCTGGTAGAATTTACCAAAGGTAAAACCCAATACAACAATGTTTACCAAATGGGCAGAATCTGGAAAGCCTTAATTTTTGAACGCTTAACCGATTTATATGGCGATGTGCCTTATTTTGATGCAGGTAAAGGTTATTATACCGGAAACTTGTACCCTAAATATGATGCACAACAAGCCATTTATGCCGATTTGTTGAAAGAGGTTGATGAGGCAGGGAATGCTTTAAGCGTAGGTGGAGATGCAGTAACTGGCGATTTGGTATTTGCCGGGGATATTGCAAAATGGAAACGATTTGCTGCCAGTTTAATGTTGCGTATGGCCATGCGTTTAACCAAAGCAGATGCGACTTTAGCACAAACTTATATTAACAAGGCGGTGGGTAAAACCATGACAGGCGATGCAGATAATGCTTTTTTCAAGCATGATGTTAACGGTAGCCGTGTTACCCAAAACAGAAATGCCCAGGTTTTATTGGGTGATGGCGGTCAGGAGAATTTTTATACCAGATGGAGCAGTACATTTATCAACTACTTAAAAACCAATAACGACCCGCGTTTAAGTAAAGTAGCAGTAACCAAATTGTATTTAACTGATGGGACTAAAGACCAGAACCCAGCTTATATTACCACAGCTTCGGTACAAAAGGGAATGCCAAACGGTAAAGATTTAAGTGGTATTGCTGGTAGAGATGTCCGTCAGGATCCATCTTATACCGATTTTACAGATTATTCTTCACCAAACCCAGGTATGCTAAAACGAAATGGCAATACCTTTATCCTTACCTATGCAGAAACTGAGCTACTTTGGGCCGAAGCTGCCCAACGTTATGGTATTGGAGGTTCGGCCGCTACACATTATAATGCAGGTGTAACATCTGCTATGACTTATCTTTCGCAGTACGATGCTGCAATGGCTGTTAGTGCAACCGATGCTGCTGCTTATTTAACTGCACATCCTTATGTACCAACAAATGGTTTAGATATGATTGCTACGCAATACTGGGCACATACCATCACCATGCTCGATTTTTACGAAACCTGGTCTAACTGGAGAAGAACTGGAATTCCAGCTTTAGTTCCTGTGGTATATCCTAATACCAACACCGGTGGCTCAATTCCCCGTCGTTTTCCTTACCCGCTTTTTGAAGGTGTATCTAATGCCACGAACTACAAGGCTGCATCAGCCGCTGTTCCGGGTGGAGATAAACTCGTAGGTAAAGTATGGTGGGATAAATAAAACAAATCATCCCTTTTTTACAGACCGACATTGCTAAAAACAGTGTCGGTTTTTTTTATGTGGTAAGGTATTGAAATCCCTGTTCAGTCAAACGTTTGTGCTATAATTTGTGGCGTTTTAGCGTTAATGTAGCCTTTACATTTTTATTTTGTAATAATCCCTCAAATATCCTTTAAAATAAACAATTACTAAATTTTTAGGTGAGGTTTTTTTGATTTATTTCATAGAATATCGATCAAACGTTTGCGCATTGTTTTGTAAAAAAATGTGATTTGTTTGACCTTACCTTTAAGATAACAAACAAAACTAACGTTCCCAAAATAATTACTGGTTATAATTTATTGTAAGCGGTAAAAATAACAACTAATCAAACCTAATTTTTTTTTCATGACCAAATTTTACATCCGAAAAATCGGCCTTCTTGCCGTTTTTCTGCTGGTTGTTACGTCCGTATCAGCCCAGTTAAAAATTACCGGAGTTGTCAAGGGCTCTGACGATGGCCTGTCGTTACCCGGCGTATCGGTAAAGGTAAAAAATGCCACAACAGCAGTAAGTACCGATGGAAACGGCCGGTATAGCTTAACTGCCTCAAAAGAGGCCACTTTAATTTTCAGTTATGTAGGCTACAAATTAAAAGAAGTACAGGTAAATGGGCGTAGCGAAATTAACGTTAACCTTAATCCCGATCAACAATCATTAACAGATGTGGTTGTGGTGGGTTATCAGCAAATAAAGCGAAAAAACTCTACCGCTGCACTTGCCACAGTAACCAGTAAAGATATCGAGAATCTTCCGGCTGCTAGTGTTGACATACTTTTACAGGGTAAATTACCTGGGGTGAACGTACAAAACTTTACCGGTCAGCCAGGGGTAAGTACCTCTTTAATGGTGCGTGGTAATACCCGGATCATGTCGGCAGGAGAATTTGATGGCGACAGGGCCTTCAGTAACCCGCTGTATGTTATAGATGGTTTACCGATATCAGAAGATGAGGTCGAATCATTCACCCAAACCGGAACCAATTTTTTAACCTCATTAAACCCTAATGATGTAGAATCTATCGATGTATTGAAAGATGCATCTGCAGCAGCCATTTACGGTTCGAGGGGTGCAAACGGTGTAATTTTGATTAAAACAAAAAGAGGAGTAGCTGGTGTCCCGAAAGTAAGTTTTAATACTTATTACGGAATAGTTAAGCAACCCGATTTTTTACAAACTGTTATTGGTGCTGAAGAAAGAAGAAGAAAACTCGATCTGATTTATAACTACGCAAACCCTACACAGTTAAGAGACCGGGTTCCGATTATGTTAACTGATAGTTTAAATCCTTCATTTAATAATAATAACAACTGGCAGGATTTATTTTACCAGAATGGCACAGTTTCTAATCAGGATTTGGCCGTATCAGGTGGAAGTGAAAAATTCAATTACCGTGTTGGTGTTGGCCACTACAATGAGAAAGGAATTATTAAAGCTACTGGCTACGAACGCTATTCTATTAATGCGAATTTAGGTGCAAACTTCAGTGAAAAATTTCAGATGCAAACTTCACTGCGTTTAAGCAGGGGGATAAGACTGGCAGGCAGGGTTAGGCCAGAAGAGCAGGGCTATCGCAATGCATTTAAAATTAATCCTGTAAGTATGCCCTCTTCATTGTTTTATTTATCCGATCAGGATAGGGCAGATATAGACGCACCTTATAACGCTGTACGGAATAACAACTCTGATAATAATGTGAGTATTGTAACGAAGTTAACCTATAATATTGTTAAAAACCTTTCTGTTAACACCGAGGCAGCCATTAACTATAGTTCGTCTAAACGAGATTTCTTTAGTCCGGCCAGAAGCGAATACAATGGGAGGGCTTATGCTTATTCGGGATATAGCGAAGGCTTAAAGTATTTAGTTACCAATACCTTACTTTATCACTTTAGCATTAACGAAACGCATAACTTAAATTTTCTTGCCGGACAGGCTTTTGAGAGCCGCGATAATAAATCGTTAAATGTAGCGGGTGAAGGGATTCCGAATGATAATATCAAAGTAGTGTCTGGTGTTGCGCAAGGAGATTTATCAGGTGGATCAGATCATTCTACTTATGCCAAGCTTTCGTTCTTTGGCAGTGCACACTATGATTATAAAGAAAAATACCTTTTCGATTCCTACCTCAGGGCCGATGCATCCTCAAGATTTGGACGTGATAACAGATGGGCCGTTTTCCCTTCGTTTTCTGCTGCTTGGGTAGCTACAGAGGAAAATTTCATGAAAAATATTTCATGGATTGATATGGCAAAAGTAAGGTTTAGCTGGGGTTTAAGTGGCGATGAGGCCAGTATTGGTGATAACGATCGTTATAATAGCTTTGCACTTGGTGGTGCAGGTTATAACGGTAGCAACGCCGGCACTTACGATGGTGTTCCGGTAATCTACCCAAACTTTAATAAATTAACCAACAATAATTTAACCTGGGAAGAATCGGCACAAACCAATATTGGTTTAGATTTAGACCTTTTTAAACACCGCTTAAGTATTACGGCCGATGCTTATGTAAGAAATACGACCGGACAAATGCTAAAGGTACTGGTACCCGAAACCTCTGGTTACAGCACCTCGCTAAGCAATGCTGCAGGTGTTAGAAACTCCGGACTTGAATTTCAGATTTCAGGTAGGGTTTTTAAACCGGAGTCTGCTTTTCAATGGAGCCCGTCAATTAATATTTCATTCAATAAAAATATAGTTACCGCGCTTCCAAACGGAAACCGCGATTTGTATAGCAATGGGACCATCTATGTAGTAGGTAAGCCGCTAAACATGTTTCAGATGTACATTACCGATGGCGTAATTAACTCTATAAACGATTTATTGGTAAACCCTTACACTGGGCAGGTAGGTAGCACCAAATGGGGTACATTAATTTTGGGTATGCCAAAATGGAGAGATATCAGTGGAGATTATAAAATTTCTGATAACAATGGTGAAAATGATATTACCTTTTATGGCGATCCAAATCCAAAGGCTACGGGTGGTATTAACAATGCTTTCAGGTATAAAAACTTCTCATTGTCTGTTTTTACCACGTTTACCCTGGGCAGAACCATTGTAAACAGCACTTTGGCACAGCGATTATCTAATGGCTTATTTTATGGTGATCCTGAAGATTTGGCCAGAGCATCAATTGGAGATTATGAGCAATACAATTACTGGCGTAAACCTGGCGATAATGCTACGTTCCCAGCACTCAATCCCTTTGCAGGTTTATATGTATTCAGGTCTAATCAGAGCTTTTACGTAGAACCAGGCTGGTATGTTAGGATTAAAAATGTAAACCTGAGTTACGATTTTACACCAAAAAATTATCCCTGGATGAAAAAGTTAAGCATTAACCGATTAAAACTGTACACTATGGTTGATAACCTGGTGATGTTCCAGAAATTCTCTGGAATTGATGCTGAGGCAGTAAATGCGCAAGGATATGATTTTGGCGATGGTTACCCTATCCCTAAAAAATACACCTTTGGTCTTCAGGTAGAATTTTAATAAATAAGCAGATGAAAACGAATTATAAAAAAACAAGAAGTAGTTTGCTCATTATAGCAACGCTACTAACCATATTAATTGCTCCATCCTGTAAAAAGGCTTTAGATAATGAATTAGATAATGCCACTTACGATGATAAATTCTGGAAAAATGAATCTGATGCCCAAGGGGCTATAGGTGGGCTTATGCGCTTTTACGTACCAGTTTATATACAGATAATGCTTTCTTTATTTGGGGCGATTTACCTTACGGTGAGTTTAAAACTGATGATACCAACATGCAGGGTCCTTATGTAAATGGAGGTTTAAATGCCGTTTATTATCGTGAAGGTGGTGCACATACATGGACCAACTGGTACAAAGTAATTAATGTTTGTAACCTTGTTATAGATAAGGTGCCAACTATAGCCGATGCTTCTTTTGCAGGTGGTGCTAAAGGGAAGAACTATATTATTGGCGAGGCGTATTTCTTGCGTGGCCTGTGCTATTTCTACCTGGCGAGGGTTTGGGGCGAAGTACCATTACAAAATGACGCGATTTATACTGCAGAACAAATTAAGTTATTGGCACAGTCGCCGGAAGAAAAGATTACCGATCAGGTAATCAGTGATGCTACAAAGGCATCGGCATTAATGACTTTTGAAGGCACCACGCAATATCAACGGGCAAGGGCTAATAAAGGCGCAGCTTTAGGACTGCTGGCGCACGTTACCGCTTGGCGACACGATTATGCTAAGACCCTGGTTTATACCGATTCTATTATTAACAGGGTAGATACCTACGGATTGGAAACTGGCGAGAATATCAGAATGCCATTTAAGAATACCAATTCAAAAGAGAATATTTTTGTAATCCCTTCTTCAAATGCAAAAAAGGAAGCTTATTTCTATGGAGGTATTGGTTTTCAAACCTTAATGGAGCCTTACACAAATAGTTTCGGTAAGCCTTTGTATTATGTTAATCCTGACTTTCTTTTCAATATCTATCCAAACACTGCAGATATCCGGTTAGAAAAATTTTATGGCTACAGTAGCAGCGCTGATATCGATCTCTTGATAAAATACAGTGATGTGGGTTACAAAACGCCAACCGAGCCTTACATCGAGAGTAATCTGATTATTTACCGCTTAGCAGATATGTACTTATTAAAGGCAGAAGCACTGAATGCGCTGAACAGGGATCCTGAATCGAAAACAGCTTTGAATGTGGTAAGAACAAGAGCAAATACTGGGGCGAGCAGTGCTGTGGGTAACCTCTTAAAAATTGACATTATGAACGAGCGTGTACGCGAACTTGCAGGCGAAGGGCAGAATTTCTTCGACGGAGTAAGGATGAACCGTAGCCCAATCTGGATGACTGATGCCCGTAAAACACTTAAAGGCTGGAGATGGCCAATTGCCAACAGTATTCTGCAAAACAACAACCTCATTAACCAAACCGAATTTTGGAAAGGTAAATATTAAGCATATACAACATGAAAAGATACATATTTATAATTTTTGCAGCTGTAGCGATTTTTTTCGGCTGTAAAAAAGGCAACGGCATTATCGATGGAGGGCTAAGCAATCCAAAGGTGAATTTTAATACTTACGATTTTTTAAAGTCGCATCCTAAAAAGGTTTTCGATACGACTTTAATGGTGATTGATAAAGCGGGTTTAAAAGATATCATTAACGGAGATGTGACCTTCTTTGTACCCAACAATTATTCGATTAATAACTTTCTGAACATTAAGCGTGATGAAGCCCGTCAAATCGATGAGAACAAAAAGTATACTTTAGATTCTCTTTTTAAATATTTTACACCTGCCATGCTTCGCGATTCGCTGGGGATTTACGTTTTTAAAGGTAAAATCTCCTACGGACAACTTACCGAAGCCGGAGAAATTTACCACTCGGTGGTGGCTCCTGCTGAAAATTTCCTGATCTCCTATACAAAAACAACAGGTTACCTTGTGGATGGGATTATAACCACTGACGCCAGGTTGGTCTATTTTGTAAAAGTACTGGGAGACAGAGATATTATGGTAAATGGTAAAATGGAAGATCCAACCGGAGATCCTGCGTTGTTAGATAGAAGTACTGTTTGTCAAACTTCAGGTATTCAAACCACAAACGGTATTGTTCATGTACTGAGCAATTCGCATCCATGGACATTTAAAGTAAAAGATTTTTAAAGCAATATTTTATGAAAAAGATATATTTATTTGGAGGCATACTTTGCCTTATCATAGCTGCCGTAAGCTTAAATGCCTGCAGAAAAGTAAAAGAAGGCTTTTTAAGTGATTACCTGCGCTATTCTTCAAATCCCTTAAGGGTTAATGCAGGCTCGTTTTATCTGTCGCAAGGATTAATACCAGATGCATCAACACCACCGTTTAAAGTAACCTTGTTAAATGTTCGGAATAAAGCAACGGGAAAACGTGCCGATGAATTTTTTAAAGAGTATGAGTTAGATGTTTGGAAGTTACCTTACGATCCCAGAACTGATACCACACTTGCTTTAATCAATGCGAAAAGAACTCGCGTTAAGAAAACGCCTTTCGAAGTAGCACCTGCCAGCGGGCAAATGGTTTTTAATGAGGGAAGTAACAATATCCCTCCGGGAGAGTATTTGCTGGATATCCAGGTTGAAAATCCAAACGGCACAAAAGTGTACAATAGTATATGTACCATTATATTGGCACCACAGGTAGAGTATGAGTATATTAATGCACCATACTCACTTGCTGTTGAGGCAACCAGCGAAACCGCAATCAGGTTTGCTTACGATGCAGATTGGATTGATGCTACCGTAGGTCGCTCAACTACAGCATGGTTGAAAATTAAGCGTATTGCCGATTCTCCAAATCAGGTTGTACTTAAATTTAAAGATAAAAACGGCGCGCTAATTACTCCGTCAGAGTACAAACAAAGACCAAGTGGTAATACTTACCTTAAAACCCTAGGTACTTTTGCATATAAAACTACTGTTACCGATACAGCTGTGCTTTACGATTATGCTACTAGTCCTTTCCCTGCGCTTTATTGGGATACACAAAGTAACGGTATAAACTGTTATTATCGGATTAATGCCAGCAACATTGCATCTATTGACACAGCAAACGCTCCAATTTGGGGACCGCCATCGCAATTACCTTACGGTACCTGGAGCAAAAGGCCAGTTAAACTGAATGTTAGGTTTAATACACGTATAAACAGACCGGGTAAATATTTGTACGAAGTTATTTTAGCAGCCACCAAAAAATAAATTTATAAACAACTTAATCTTAAAAAAACATGAAAACAACACGTTATTTTGCATTAATCCTGGCAGCTGCCATTTGTTTATTCAGTAGTTTTAAGCCGGATGTAGCCAAGAGTGCGGTCAAACATTTGCCTCCTATCGTAATTACCAAAAACTTTACAGCTGATAATAGTGTACCGGGAGTAGCAACTACCCAGTATAATGCGGGGCAACTTTATGGTGCTGTAACAACCACTATTCAAGGAGTTGGTACCGTTACTTTAACCAATGTTTCACATTCGGGAGGTACAATTAATGTAGATAAATTTGAGGGCTATATTTCAGATGGTACCTACGACTACCACATCTATGTTACCATTACCGGAAATACCACAAGTGGCTGGCAAATTTATAGTGCCACAGCGGAAGCAGTGATATAAATATTTGCATATAGCGAATTTAGATTTTAACATTTAAGCAGCCTGCATTGCCAAAAGCAATGCAGGCTTTTTTATTGGTAACATTTCTAATGCGATTTTTGATTAACCATACAATAGTTTGATATTTAGAAACCAAACCAACTAACGCAATGAAATTCAGATTTGTACTAGCCACCTTACTAATAGGAGGTCTTATGGTCCAGGCCCAACAAGGCCCAAAAAAAAATCAGTCAAAAGAAACTGTTACCGCCACACAGGTTACCGTTAAGGAAGAAGCCAAACCGGGTAACAACGAGCGGAATATAAAAGTAGAGAGTACAGTGGTAAGCAATCACTCTGTAACTATTGATGGTAGGGCCGTGCCCTATAAGGCAACTGCCGGCACCCTGCCAGTTTGGGATGAAGATGGAAAACCAATTGCAGGTTTGTTTTATACTTACTACGAACGCAGTGATGTACAAAACCGTGATAAAAGGCCTCTTGTGATTTCTTTTAACGGAGGTCCTGGTTCTGCATCTGTTTGGATGCACATTGCCTACACTGGCCCTGTGGTATTAAATATTGATGATGAGGGTTATCCCGTTCAGCCTTATGGTTATAAAGAAAACCCATATTCTATTTTAGATGTGGCCGATGTGGTTTACATCGACCCGGTAAACACAGGTTATTCGAGAGCGGTGAGCAAAGATATTCCCGGCAATAAATTTTTTGGGGTGCGTGCTGATATTAAATACCTGGCCGAGTGGATAAATACCTTTGTAACCCGCAATAACCGCTGGGCCTCGCCTAAATTTTTAATTGGCGAGAGTTATGGTACTACACGCGTTTCGGGATTAGCGCTTGAGTTGCAAAACAACCAGTGGATGTATTTAAACGGAGTTGTATTGGTTTCACCTACCGAGCTGGGTATTGAGCGTAGTGGCCCGGTTGATGCAGCTTTACGTTTGCCTTATTTCGCGGCCACGGCCTGGTACCATAAAGCTCTGGCAGCAGATTTACAGAGCAAAGATTTAACTGCAATGTTACCCGAGGTAGAAACGTTTACCATTAACGAGCTCATTCCGGCCATTTCGCAAGGCGGTATGCTTAGTGCCGATAAAAAGAAAGCCATTGCAGGTAAAATGGCCCGTTACTCAGGTCTTTCTGAAAAGGT is drawn from Pedobacter sp. HDW13 and contains these coding sequences:
- a CDS encoding SusC/RagA family TonB-linked outer membrane protein produces the protein MKLACIMVFITCLNVSASVFSQEKISLDVKKTKLAKVLQIIEQQSSYHFVYSSSYVPVNRDVSITVTNTLVTDVLAAILNRTNLKYSVSDGGLIVISKNKEVPISGTIKDALGGALPGASVRVKGTGIGTSTDINGKFALNAPENAVLVVSYAGFQTKEISIGTKTIIDIVLTEDTKQLTDVVVTALGIKKERRALGYSVTQVGGETLTQARENSVLNSLVGKVAGLDVSSTSGGAGAATSIIIRGVSSLGQSSQPLYVINGIPMESEPVGRFNANSVGNSGGQYDNAPDRGDAIGNLNPDDIESISVLKGAAAAALYGYRAKAGVILITTKSGKGNSIEFNSNYVGEQVMDRTNWQYVYGQGVNGQKPATQLAAASTGGSSWGARLDGSNVIQFDGVSRPYSAQQSNIEDFYKTGNSFTNTLALNKTFTGGVIRVSGSDLHNNSVVPNSGLNRQNFTLSSTFDPVKNLVVDARFNYILEQAKNRPMVSDGAGNANYNAAFLPTSININDLKPWKNDKGNEILYNTGNPYATNPWFAAYEFIHNTKKERLLSSANAKYTFDNGLFLQARAGRDAYNETYLGVTPSGTAYDLDGGYTEQLTNFSDINVDGLIGKSFKIDDFSITPNIGASYRRTKLTQTTNQGGSFQIPGIYTLSNTGGKTVSVTQSDQETQSIYGTLEFTYKDIFYLTGSGRSDWFSTLATPGKDNKLSVFYPAISGSFVFSELWKPSFLSFGKLRAGYAVVGQGALPFKTQLYYNLRSETVNGSPIGNIVNSSIPNASLFASKAKELEIGTEMRFFGDRLNLDLTWYNKKSSDEILDVPTSTTTGYNGATLNIGELQNKGVEALISGVVLKNKDFSWTSSVNGSYNDNKVITLAPGTASQLLATSRSNVGFLQNIAGLPVGQVMAYDFKYDASGNIVKDTNGAPERGELKAYGSAYGKWGAGWNNEFSYKGVNLSFLIDGKWGGKIFSATDYYGYVFGLHQATLENRDALGINAANYYTTYANNVSKQFVQDASFVKFRQVILGYNFPAKMFNNKIKGLNLSFVGRNLFIIMKKTDNIDPESSYNATFPGMELGGVPPVRTYGLNLSVKL
- a CDS encoding SusD/RagB family nutrient-binding outer membrane lipoprotein; translation: MKTIIKLYIPLILSGLALITGCTKDFEKINTDPVSVGQEQYNPNYLLSTAQLNYTGSIDFAYETWRGNLIYASTMMQGMSSVIGYWAGDKYMLNEGYTAAYWEKAYPDQVKYAADLVEFTKGKTQYNNVYQMGRIWKALIFERLTDLYGDVPYFDAGKGYYTGNLYPKYDAQQAIYADLLKEVDEAGNALSVGGDAVTGDLVFAGDIAKWKRFAASLMLRMAMRLTKADATLAQTYINKAVGKTMTGDADNAFFKHDVNGSRVTQNRNAQVLLGDGGQENFYTRWSSTFINYLKTNNDPRLSKVAVTKLYLTDGTKDQNPAYITTASVQKGMPNGKDLSGIAGRDVRQDPSYTDFTDYSSPNPGMLKRNGNTFILTYAETELLWAEAAQRYGIGGSAATHYNAGVTSAMTYLSQYDAAMAVSATDAAAYLTAHPYVPTNGLDMIATQYWAHTITMLDFYETWSNWRRTGIPALVPVVYPNTNTGGSIPRRFPYPLFEGVSNATNYKAASAAVPGGDKLVGKVWWDK
- a CDS encoding SusC/RagA family TonB-linked outer membrane protein, encoding MTKFYIRKIGLLAVFLLVVTSVSAQLKITGVVKGSDDGLSLPGVSVKVKNATTAVSTDGNGRYSLTASKEATLIFSYVGYKLKEVQVNGRSEINVNLNPDQQSLTDVVVVGYQQIKRKNSTAALATVTSKDIENLPAASVDILLQGKLPGVNVQNFTGQPGVSTSLMVRGNTRIMSAGEFDGDRAFSNPLYVIDGLPISEDEVESFTQTGTNFLTSLNPNDVESIDVLKDASAAAIYGSRGANGVILIKTKRGVAGVPKVSFNTYYGIVKQPDFLQTVIGAEERRRKLDLIYNYANPTQLRDRVPIMLTDSLNPSFNNNNNWQDLFYQNGTVSNQDLAVSGGSEKFNYRVGVGHYNEKGIIKATGYERYSINANLGANFSEKFQMQTSLRLSRGIRLAGRVRPEEQGYRNAFKINPVSMPSSLFYLSDQDRADIDAPYNAVRNNNSDNNVSIVTKLTYNIVKNLSVNTEAAINYSSSKRDFFSPARSEYNGRAYAYSGYSEGLKYLVTNTLLYHFSINETHNLNFLAGQAFESRDNKSLNVAGEGIPNDNIKVVSGVAQGDLSGGSDHSTYAKLSFFGSAHYDYKEKYLFDSYLRADASSRFGRDNRWAVFPSFSAAWVATEENFMKNISWIDMAKVRFSWGLSGDEASIGDNDRYNSFALGGAGYNGSNAGTYDGVPVIYPNFNKLTNNNLTWEESAQTNIGLDLDLFKHRLSITADAYVRNTTGQMLKVLVPETSGYSTSLSNAAGVRNSGLEFQISGRVFKPESAFQWSPSINISFNKNIVTALPNGNRDLYSNGTIYVVGKPLNMFQMYITDGVINSINDLLVNPYTGQVGSTKWGTLILGMPKWRDISGDYKISDNNGENDITFYGDPNPKATGGINNAFRYKNFSLSVFTTFTLGRTIVNSTLAQRLSNGLFYGDPEDLARASIGDYEQYNYWRKPGDNATFPALNPFAGLYVFRSNQSFYVEPGWYVRIKNVNLSYDFTPKNYPWMKKLSINRLKLYTMVDNLVMFQKFSGIDAEAVNAQGYDFGDGYPIPKKYTFGLQVEF